From the Lolium rigidum isolate FL_2022 chromosome 2, APGP_CSIRO_Lrig_0.1, whole genome shotgun sequence genome, one window contains:
- the LOC124691570 gene encoding anaphase-promoting complex subunit 7-like codes for MEAARDSMAALLDAGLFDSAQTLGCFLVSSGGASNEASLSTKAESLVLHGDALYGEKEFRRALGAYKQAMQCSKSIPKQATSSTRISVSTTGRSPSPNSSNATPFNENEVKSKIALCHSALHEYREALQEMEGIPSKVRSLKMNLMLGKLYRISRNNRASAICYKECLRQCPYVFEAIAALAEMGLSSKEFSLLFLQAPNRGGKPPGDFVDAQRWWNRYVEAQCCIASHDYKGGLDIYVELLQRFPNNVHILLEIAKVETIIGKNDEAIMNFEKARLIDPNIMTYMDEYAILLKFKSDYTRLNKLVHDMLHIDPARPETCVALAAFWERKDERKALTYAEKSLRVDDRHITGYIMKGNLHLSSNRPDLAVTDFRAAQELRADLRSYQGLVRAYLALSKCKDALFTAREAMKVMHQSAKALKLVGDVHAISSSGREKARKFYESAIRLEPGFLGAALALADLHIAEGRNKEAVLLLERYLRQWADDSLHIKLAQVFAATNLLSDALSHYQAALRINPYNEAAKKGLERLEKQMKGIDPDAPEDEDENEADDDGDQDDAELL; via the exons atggaggcggcgcgggactcgatggcggccctcctcgacgCCGGCCTCTTCGACTCCGCCCAGACCCTC GGCTGCTTTCTCGTTTCTTCAGGCGGCGCAAGCAATGAGGCCAGCCTATCCACGAAGGCGGAAAGCTTG GTCCTGCACGGTGATGCGTTGTACGGGGAGAAGGAATTTCGGAGGGCGCTG GGTGCCTACAAGCAAGCTATGCAGTGTAGCAAAAGTatccctaaacaagcaacaagttCCACCAGAATCTCAGTTTCCACTACAGGCCGCTCACCTTCTCCAAATTCTTCAAACGCAACGCCCTTCAATGAAAATGAG GTGAAGTCTAAAATAGCTCTTTGTCATTCTGCTCTACATGAGTATCGTGAAGCACTACAAGAG atggaagggattccttCTAAAGTGAGAAGTCTAAAAATGAATCTGATGTTAGGCAAGCTGTACAGGATATCCAGAAATAACCGTGCTTCGGCCATATGTTACAAAGAGTGTTTGAG GCAATGCCCTTATGTATTTGAGGCTATTGCAGCTTTGGCTGAAATGGGGCTTTCTTCGAAGGAGTTTTCTTTATTATTTCTTCAA GCACCAAATAGAGGAGGCAAGCCACCAGGTGATTTTGTAGATGCACAACGTTGGTGGAAT AGGTATGTAGAGGCGCAGTGTTGCATTGCTTCACATGATTATAAAG GTGGCCTTGATATATACGTGGAACTATTGCAACGATTCCCCAATAATGTGCACATCTTGCTGGaaattgcaaag GTTGAAACCATCATAGGCAAGAATGATGAAGCAATCATGAATTTTGAGAAG GCTCGGTTAATTGATCCAAACATTATGACATATATGGATGAGTATGCAATTCTCCTAAAATTTAAATCGGACTACACTAGGCTAAACAAGTTGGTACATGATATGCTGCATATTGATCCTGCAAGACCAGAAACATGTGttgctctggcagcattttgggaAAGAAAAGATGAAAGAAAAGCTTTGACATATGCTGAAAAG AGCCTCCGAGTTGATGATAGGCATATAACTGGCTATATTATGAAG GGCAATTTGCATCTTTCATCGAATCGGCCAGATCTGGCAGTAACAGACTTCAGGGCAGCTCAGGAGCTAAGGGCTGATCTTCGCTCTTATCAAG GTTTGGTGCGTGCTTATCTAGCACtttctaaatgtaaagatgcgttATTCACTGCACGTGAAGCAATGAAAGTTATGCATCAGTCTGCGAAAGCCCTTAAGTTAGTTGGCGATGTGCATGCTATAAGTTCCAGTGGAAGAGAGAAG GCAAGAAAGTTCTACGAATCTGCCATTCGTCTCGAACCTGGATTTCTTGGAGCAGCATTGGCACTGGCTGATTTGCATATTGCTGAAGGGCGGAATAAGGAAGCAGTTTTGTTGCTTGAAAGATATCTAAGGCAATGGGCAGATGATTCTCTACATATcaagttggctcaagtatttgcggCGACAAATCTGCTCTCTGATGCACTCTCCCACTATCAAGCTGCACTAAG GATAAACCCGTACAATGAAGCCGCTAAGAAAGGATTGGAGCGCTTGGAGAAGCAAATGAAG GGAATAGACCCGGATGCACCCGAAGACGAGGACGAGAACGAAGCCGACGACGATGGTGACCAGGATGATGCCGAGCTGCTTTAG